A region of Bacillus cabrialesii DNA encodes the following proteins:
- a CDS encoding four-helix bundle copper-binding protein, which produces MEHSLKACIEACINCMEACNHCFTKCLEESAHHDLSGCIRLDRECADICALAVKAMQTDSPFMKEICALCADICEACGTECEKHGHDHCQACAKSCFACADQCRSMAS; this is translated from the coding sequence ATGGAACATTCTTTAAAAGCTTGTATTGAAGCTTGCATCAATTGTATGGAGGCTTGCAATCATTGTTTTACAAAATGTTTGGAGGAAAGTGCGCATCACGATCTCAGCGGCTGCATCCGGCTTGACAGGGAGTGCGCGGATATTTGCGCGCTGGCGGTCAAAGCCATGCAAACGGACAGCCCTTTCATGAAAGAAATTTGTGCACTTTGCGCCGATATCTGTGAAGCGTGCGGCACAGAATGCGAAAAGCATGGACACGATCATTGCCAAGCATGTGCGAAATCCTGCTTCGCCTGCGCTGACCAATGCCGCAGCATGGCGTCATAA
- a CDS encoding ferritin family protein, which yields MYYSCYPYPAPYREDPVLIRNLKKAINGEFSAVQCYRKLAELASRDDARKQIEEIRRDEMRHLREFSTLYGAITGKHFMPKQTEECPDSFTRGLDAAFKDEQETVDFYLRAAEETSNLKAKGIFTRAARDEQNHAVWFLYYLMER from the coding sequence TTGTACTACAGCTGCTATCCATATCCGGCGCCGTACCGGGAAGACCCTGTTTTGATTCGGAATCTGAAAAAAGCCATTAACGGAGAATTCAGCGCGGTTCAATGCTACCGCAAGCTCGCCGAACTTGCCAGCCGCGATGACGCCAGAAAACAGATTGAAGAAATCAGGCGTGACGAAATGCGCCACCTCCGTGAATTTTCCACATTGTACGGAGCCATTACCGGCAAACACTTCATGCCGAAACAAACGGAGGAATGCCCGGACAGTTTCACGAGAGGGCTTGACGCCGCTTTTAAAGATGAACAAGAAACCGTTGACTTTTACTTGCGTGCGGCCGAGGAAACCTCAAACCTAAAAGCGAAGGGCATCTTTACGCGCGCCGCACGGGATGAACAAAATCACGCTGTCTGGTTTCTATACTATCTGATGGAACGTTAA